One part of the Athene noctua chromosome Z, bAthNoc1.hap1.1, whole genome shotgun sequence genome encodes these proteins:
- the NREP gene encoding neuronal regeneration-related protein, whose amino-acid sequence MVYQPMIWVSQKIFPTSQGDGGFPKGSLPISKKVNRKKKSEAEGTCLVPVNGYGHHFTKVNYLYSF is encoded by the exons GTTTATCAACCAATGATTTGGGTAAGCCAGAAAATCTTTCCAACCAGCCAAGGGGATGGGGGATTTCCAAAG GGAAGTCTCCCCATCTCAAAGAAAGTAAACCGCAAGAAGAAAAGTGAGGCGGAAGGGACATGCCTGGTTCCAGTAAATGGTTATGGACACCATTTCACCAAAGTCAATTACCTCTACTCTTTTTAG